The following coding sequences are from one Ochotona princeps isolate mOchPri1 chromosome 8, mOchPri1.hap1, whole genome shotgun sequence window:
- the LOC118760306 gene encoding translation machinery-associated protein 7, whose translation MSGREGGKKKPLKQPKMQAKEMDEEDKAFKQKQKEEQKKLEELKAKAGKGPLATGGIKKSGKK comes from the coding sequence ATGTCCGGCCGGGAAGGTGGCAAAAAGAAGCCCCTGAAACAACCCAAGATGCAGGCCAAGGAGATGGATGAGGAGGATAAGGCtttcaaacagaaacagaaagaggaacagaagAAACTGGAGGAGCTGAAAGCGAAGGCGGGGAAGGGCCCCCTGGCCACAGGTGGAATTAAGAAATCTGGCAAAAAGTAA